atcaaagttttggccgtAATATTAGCTTCTGTCTAAactgaccctccccccaagataggtttataaaaagtgaccctcccccttgaactgttttctaaaaagtgaccctccccccaattcccccggcccaccccaacctgtaattactgaaagctccctaatacatttaacaggaaaagcacacccagcaatgGGTGAAAgcaagtctctctctctctctctctctctctctctctctctctctctctctctctcactctcctctctctctctctctctctctctcctctctctctctctctcttctctctctctctctctctctctctctctctctctctctctctctctctctctcagagacAAACAAAGACAGAGCTGGCAACCTGAAATCAAATGGAATATTTATGACAAACACAGGATTTGAAATGCAACTGACGCTTTCTAAGTTTGATATAATGGCTTTTGatgaacatttctgtgaaagacGTTGCCTTCAAATACACGTGATGAGCAAAATCTAAAACGTTTCGTTTCCATACTATAATACCTTAGGATAGAGTGAGAAATGTTGGAGATTCTCTATCGTTCTCGGACATGAACTTCGACttcttagcatttaaaataCCATTCTCAACAGCCAAACTGTTCCTCCACTCTACAAGTGTTGAAGACTTTAGCAGAAACACACACGGTATTGTATGCATGCATTACAATATCTGACAATAAAACACACAAACTAAACGGTGTCCTGTCGATTACTTGCGTTGTAAAGTCTACATTTAAAAGGGTGCTAATGTGCCTAACCACAATTACAAGTATAAGTGTCAGTTGGAAATCCTTGATGCCTGTGAAAGTTGAGTGAAAGCCCATCaacgcatttttttaaaaagacgGACTGTTTACAGAATAAGTTACAACACTCAAACTATCGTTGTTTGTAGCACTTGACTTGCAAAAGCGCTCGAGTTTGGTCACAGTAATGGTCTGCAGATCACGCAAAGTATCGTACAGGGAAGAATTGTGTACTCCAAGCACAGTAACTGAAGACTAATCAATATTTCAAGTATCTACCCAAAGGCCAAGGAAAGGCAAAACGATACTTTCACATatggcagacagacagacactgatagacagacagatagacagatagacaggcaATAAAATAGACATGTGGCGACAGAGGAtggctgtacatgtatgtacggaAGTGATTGTAATATACGTAGGCATAGACCAgaccattgttgtttacaacacaCCATGTACGACCTGACATTATAACAAGCACCATTTACAATCCAATGATCGATGAAAAGTGTTTACTTTATCCCGGCCAGCAGAATGTCAAGGCTATTTGATAGCATGGGCCAGACAGCCGCACAATTACCCCAAAAAACTAATGGAAGACAATTAGGTTGACTCGACAGAGACACATGATTCCATTGAAGGGGAATTCCAATTTCATTCTATTTACAATCAGAGTTTGTCGTCTTAGTGTGCTATGTCAAGATCAACTTGTCCACTGTAAACTAAATTTGAGTCTTTTTGACGTGTCtttgtatacatttttttcatccCCTACATCGTTTTTGCTCCCTAGTGTTGTGACGTCATCTTTGGAAATCGAGGTAACCCGCCTCTTTTATCTAGATGTGGACCAGAGACtacgtaaaaaaaattgatgggCCACTGACTGAGTCAAGGGTCTAAAAGTAGGGCAGTCTGGGGTTAACTTGATATGTTGATGCGTTTCAGCTGTTAAGAGCATTTCAATTGTGTTCAACTATAACAAACATCTCAGTGAGACGAAAACTTTTGGGGAGTAAGTGGCATTCAAACTTACTGTCGTTATCTGAGGTCACTACAAAGGTGTAAaccaactctctctctctctctctctctctctctctctctctctctctctctctctctctctctctctctctctctctctctctctaaatatatatatatgtgtgtgtgtgtgtgtgtgtgtgtatatccctctctctctctctctctctctctctctctctctctctctctctctctctctctctctctctctctctctctttctctctcttattttttttttaaagccgACTCTATATTTTAAGAACCCTGCACCATAGTTACTTGCAAAGTCGAGCTAACCGGGAACCCATAAACTATATAAAGGGAAACTAACGTGTGTATAGCGCATGCGTTAATACTTGTTAAAGGTGGACAATAAAAAGATCACAGACTAATACTAGTATAACAGTCGACTGCATCGCTATTGCGTGTCTCAGTGTTGCTACTTCTCTTGTCCTTTTTTTGCGTTCCACGGTGTTTATTTGTCAAGTCGTGAAACCACAGCTTTTAACTATCATCGCTGATTAAAGCTATTCAGGTGAGTTAAACGTGACTTTGAAATTTCCACGCCCTGCTGTTGACACGTCTCTTACTGAAATTAGAGACCCGCTGTAAATTTTacgaaaaattgttgacattattGACTATCAAGAGCAGAACATCTCAATTTCCACAAAATTGCATTGCATTTAACCAACTTTCGTTCGCCAAACAGCCATTTTCACCTTTAAAAATGCATACTTGACGACAACATAATCGTTACAAGAGCATCTTAATTCTGTTTTTTCGCCTATCTCAATAATTTGAAAGCCAAGCATAGGAAGACGCTGTTAAGATTTATGTAGGTCAGTAGTAGGCGTTGTTGCTCGATCAAAGTCTGAGAGGCAAGAGGTTTTAATTGACCATAAGAGGTTCAAAATCTGTGCCTGTTCGTTACCTAGACACACATTTTGACATTCGATTTACTTTGCCCTAGAAAAAAGGACTGACGTGTCATTACGTGACTTCGTCCTCTCCACCACGTCATGATAATTATCATGGTCGGGAATCTAGGATCAGTCAGCGATTTTTTGCGAGCTATTTTCTTACAAGATTGTTTATACTTGTCAATAACCCCATTAAGTCGAAACGAAATGTTCATCATGAGTCAGGCACGCAATGCCATTACTGAGCTCGGTAATATTTAGAAATGGACTGAGTAGACGAAAATACCTGAAATTGTACCCTATCTCTCTCTGTATGGTCTTGAAAGGGATACAACATGTTTGTCTCAGCGCCCTCATTACAGATTATGAGGTCACGTTTCAAGTTTCCAACCACCAGTGAAATCGGAACCAGAACAAGTCAAAAGAAATCAAGTCCCTTCAAACGGGTCCATAGAAATGTGGCGTTTTATGACTGGTTCAATAATCGTTGTTTTCGGCATGTTGTTAGGTTTCATAACTCGAATGCACACCTTACAAGTGCAGTAATCGACTGTTTGACATTGAAAACCCGCAAACGCAAACCTATGCGGTCGAAAGGCACTTGAGGGGTAATTACGCGTGTTTTTGTATTCAGCCTGTCAAAATACATTACCACTAGTCTTCAATCACCTGACTCTGTCAAAGTGTCCAAAACAACCTAACCctctgagcgccaaagtcaattttggtcacttttataaaatataccctagtcaattttttttctagtttttgccaaaattttgattaaaaactgtagccaaagaaatgtgatgttcattaggtccaaagttatcaaaaaaaattcactaaagttcataaaaattagcaaaatgttgcatttaaattttggtgggaaaatcaCAGCACTCATGGGGTTAATTTCGTGCAAGAGGGGATAAGAAGACTTTCTTAGGTACTGAATTTGTAGATATGAATGGTCACATGATTTCGCACTACCTAACAGAAATGATCATACCAACAAAGTTTACCAAAACAGCCGTCCTATTGCCAAGATTCACCAACATACCAACCAGCATGATCGCCATTTAAGATCAATTCATCGATTGATTAATGACGCGAAAATGCCTTTACATATGTGTGTACCCTCCGTTTGCTGAAAAAAGACGTATAGAGAACGGGACAGACACGACCGATGTCAACAGCTCGACTCAAAGTGCCTCGGTAAAATGCGTTAGGTTGTCGTAAGAGCGATAATTGTTGCATCACAGATAATCGGTGACTTCACAAACATTGCAACAGCCGTCATCGGCGTTAACCACCAGACAAGTTGGTTATACTATTACTTTACGACAAATCGCCACTGTATGCATACATGGATATCATTcgccaccaccatcatcatcatcagcagcagcagcagcctacaaaattttattaaaacaaagCCAGCGCATCGACTCTGTCGCAACTAACGGCCATTATTGCTACCATTGTCACTATCGGATACAGCAACCGCCACAAATCACAACGCCGCATAACTACAGATTGTTAATTGTCTGATATACTACATTCTGAACTGTTCAGGACTTATTGTACTTAAGAAATTAGCTTTGTTAGCTTTGGAGACTAGGGCGGCGTGTTAGTCCCTTAGTGCCCTGCTTTTTTTTTAAACCCACGTGAATTCGGACCTTTTACGATGACTTGTGAATGGGACAGATTCAATCCCCCGATGCCATTGCCAATGATCGATTTTTGGACCGTACCTCCTCGTACCTTGGTGGGAAGACTGATTATTTTGGTAACAATGCATCGCTTTCCGCCCAATTAATGCCTTGATTAATAGTACTATATCAATCATTGAAATCAGATCAATCATTCTGTACCAAGACTTGCCTGGCGTTCACACAAAATATCTCAAACGTCTGAACAGAAGCGATCACAATCAGAAGCGTTTTGACGACCAGGTGCATGTATAGATGTATATAATCCGTATTTTACAATGTCTCATAAAACGGAGCGACGTTGACTTGGATACTAGGCACCAGCCCTGATAACGGTCCTAttaacacggcaactttaaaggGCTATATTAACGAGGCCGAACACCAATATTGTGCGTAAAATTTCGTACGCTTGAAATTTTAGAAAAGGTGGAGAATGctatatggaaaaaattgcgTTTTTAACGCAAATCCTATGCCGTCAGACCGGCATGTGCTTACCTGTTACACGTATTTGAACAAGGGCTGTAGATTGATTTAGAGCGCACGACATTTTAATAACCGACCAACATTGAGCTCCCGTTCTAACTTCTTAGGCAAAGAAAGAGTCAAGGAGATTACATGGGTCGCCAATTTGACATTGTTATCGGTCCAAGTGACACCTTCTATAAGTCACAAGATAAAAACAGAGGTATTTTTAGTAGTTTGACAGGAATAAGCTTGAGTGGCTATCGCTAATGCACTCTTCATGTGTCGTTAGAACCGCCATCTTTAATAGCAACATGATGCATCAAGTTTGTAAAGCAAATAATGTTTGTATAGGAAGTGTTAAAGGGATGACTGTAATGATTTGTGTAGGcacaaaatattatatttcaaaaaaattctttgtatattttggtCAGTATAGAAAAGGCGAAATTCCTAAGTGTAGACAGCCAAGTTCCGAAATTTGTTAAAGTTAACTTGTCGTCTACGTAGCAAATACAGACGGCAAGTAAAAGTGAAATTTCTGAACGCAACTTTCTAATTTGAATAGATATGGTCAGTGTATTCATTCCTTGTGTTTCATTCACAACAGTGGTAAACACTTTATTTCGGCATGCTTTGTCATCGGATATGCCTGCACCATTGCCTTCGGTTACCCACAGTACGTCCCAGAAAAAAGTACATTCTGTGTTTTTCTCTCGTGACGTCACACAAGCTGATCATGGACTTCGTTGTCTGAAATCAGACATTTATTTTAACGTTGCGCGAATAGCGGAGACAACAGCATTACAGGTGTgctatgaaaaaatattttgttgcacCAAGTGGAGTTTTTGTTTAACACTCGTCGCGAAGTTCGAAATAGGCACAAATTCGTTTAAGGAGATAATAAGAGTTACCGTGTcagagaaagaaagactttaTCTTTTTAATGGCGCTGCTCGACTACCCAACATGAAGTgctcaaaaaataaattatcgtCCTACCTCATCATATTCATTTTTGGATGCATTTAGTGTATTGACGAGTGACACTTTGCATTATCAGTAACGTTACAATTGCTCAGCTGTCGCGTTGCAGGTTTCCTCAAAAAACGGGCGTGAAAACTTCTAGCTAGTCAGTCAATGCTAATGAGGCACACTGGCCAACAGCCAGACAACATGCACTTTCTACTTGCCTCTTCTGAGATTAAACCAGCGAGACGATCAGCTGAATAGGCTTTCACAAAGCAAGCGAAAGTGGGTCATGGTACGGCACTCTATTCTTTGGCCATATAAGAGAGTGTTTTACAGGTAGCCTGCCCATTATATCGACTTACAACGCCGCTGCACTGACCTCTGAGCGCAGGCTACCCTGTTAATTTTTTAAACGACTTTCAGCTGACAAAGATGGACAAACTGGACGAAGAAACAATGGCTAGGGTGATGAAGAAGTGCTATTTCATGAGGCCTGACCTGGTGATGCCCGGAATCATGGAGAAGAACAACGTCCTGACGAACGTGAAGACTATGAAAGTTCGCGACGATGACGTGTATCTAGTCACGTATCCAAAGGCAGGTAAGTTAAGGGTTCTCTGTCAAAGTTACCGCAGAGGGTCATTGTGCACTTTGTAACACTGCATTCCTTCAGAATCTGGAAATGCGGGAAGTGGTTTCAGAGTGAGTCCTGAAAAATTTTACAGGTAGTATGTGTCTGATGTGACAAAGGTTCATCAATCTCAAGCACCCTTCAAAACTTTCATGAGACATGCGTTTACTATACTTAAAacaatttaattaaaatttacGGTCGCCACTTCTGAACAAATGACCAGCTCCCTGTCGTTAGGGTACTATCAGTAAGTTTATTCATTATTGTGACCGGCAAGTTTTTTCACTTGCACTGCCAAAACGATTTATAAGACACCACTTCTGATAACTTGAATAAACACAGCAGATGAAAAGCGCATTTCGCactgacattttgaaaagtCAGGCATGCCAGAGCCGCAGGGAATTTAGCTTAGGAAAGCCTTCTGTAGTTACGGTGAGGGTGGGGTTGGAAAGGCAGGGGGGAATGAAAGCGAGggtcacatttaaaaaaaactccAGGCGGAGAGTAAAGTTTTAGAAAACTGCCTTGGGGTCACAGTTTAAAGAAGCTAGTTTAATGGTTATAAACCTGTGAAAAATTACCGAgaaaatacaattgaaaataaaattatattcttCAATCCAGACTAAATGATTTACAAAATCCTGTAACACCCATGACTGACTAActatattatttttgtgataataATTTCTTTGATAAGTTTGACTGTTTGCGAAAGGCGAAGAATAGAAATCGATCATGCCAAAATGCTCATTCTAGTGTCAATAGCTGGTGTTGTGTACAGGCCTTTATGTTCTTCCATTGTACCGGTAACCATAGTGTATGACTAGACGCAGATCATATGTCTGCCCCTCGCACCTAGCTGCCCGTCAAAATGGTTGCACTGAATTCACTTATTGTCAAATCCATTCCTTGCCTTAGGCTTGTGAGCACCTTTGACCTATGAAGGCAACTTTGACCTCAGCAGTCAAATTTGACCTTATAAGAATCACGCATACGGAGCCCGTGTAATGCTGGGTCACAGGGACTTACACGCAGAAATCGAAGCATAACTTTAGTTCTAGAATCTTGTGGCAGAgcatacaaaaaaacaaacaaacttctgtaatATAACAAATCGGTGCCTCTTTTCAATTTGATTGAATTCAGCAACAGATGACCGGCAGACGAGCCTTATCTTTATGGTCATCGCGCATGTACATAATTCCATGTTCTTTAGACATTACAAAATTAACGAGACATCAACGTATAAACAGGAACAGCAAGATCTCTTTAAATCCAAAACAACACTTTCGCTTAAAATATTAGTCATTCAAATTCTGCCTAATTTTGTCACCCAAAGCCACCAAACACTACTTAATCTCAGGTTTCTACCAATAAAATCTCCTACGCATAATCTGCATTGGGCAAATCAGTTTGGTTTGGTTACTATACAAACAAATTCGTCTTCAGACGCAAGCCGCACACTTGATACACGGAAAAACACAAGTGAGTCGAGTTGTCCTAAAAGACAGCATTTGTACTTCTGGTGGACTTTGTTAAAAAATATCATCTGCCCAATCAAAATGGATCTTTTCAATTCTgtgagaaataaatttaaattgaaTTACGTGTATCCAGTGATACACAAACGCACAAGTGCAAGTATACCCCTTAAAACTCCCCAAGAGCAGTCATAAAAGTGTCAACAGTTTGGAAATGTGTCCAGCCAGACGACAAGATAGTAAGTGTGGAAATCGTTCATTCGTCGCGTCGTGCCTCCCATGGCGGGTCTCCCGTGTATCGCCCTAGTATCTGTATTTAGTCAGAATGGTGCAGATTTCTTATGCAGTGTGATACCACTCAAATATTTTTGAAGTAACTAAATTACACGATCTGTTTTCCTTCTCGTCACAGTAAATTTCGGTCCGCTGCCGAAGTATAATGGTCTGACCCCAGAGTCATCGTAGCGCTGGCGCCCTTTTAAACCTCAGATGTGATTGCTGTCAGTTGTTTTCTTGTTGTGGTCAGCCCAAGAGAGTCAAACACTTTTCAGCTTTAAGTTATTTCGAACTCTACTGCTTGTTTTCTTTGTCTGTCACCAGTTTTGACGAAAGTGCTGATTGAAATTGAGCTTTAAAATTTGCGATCCACAAAAGGAAGTAAGAGCTGttaaacattaaaatgttattacaGACGTTTCGAAAGGGTTATTTCAGGGCATAAAACAGAATCTTGTACAAATACAATTGCTTGAACGTCGTCCGAGTTGGTAAAGCTCGGCTATATACGCACGTGCTCGGGAGGGTATAACTGACTTGGCCGAACGTCGATCATAATCCGCGAACCATTTGACTTCTACCTTTCAAGATGTTTCGCATAATTAGCCTTTATGCTGTTTTAAACTTCGGccattgaaataaaattctttgtttgctgtcctcggattttttgaaaaacctaccaacCAGCAAgggtaaaaacaaacacagacaaaagcACAAAGTGCATTAATATAAGTTCAttttttttggtttcttttgaaaaaataatatttttatttgcaatagtgttaacattgtgtttggttttttttcaaattttctctgaaacctaCCGgtacgcggacggcaaacaaacaattttacttAAAGCGCCTTAGACATTAAACCACATTGATGAAAAGGCAAGCCCGAGGCAATAAAACTGACCAGTACTTATATGCGAGTTGATAACATTTTACTTGATTCGGAAATGTCGGGTTTATGATTTTAGTTGTAACAGTTGTGTTCAAGTTTATACAGTAACTTCTGAATGCGCCTTTGgggcagatatttggactctttaaaggtatacagtcaccagtaatctaaatatgcccatatatggtcaaaggggcgttccttggtattcaaaatgccctgtgagggcgctgtttttaaaaagcggccacccgattaaatctgtgattggttagattttctctttccatggtaaccctGGCAAAGTTataacaggtgacagtatacctttaacttttACATTGCCAATACTTATTTGGCCCAGAATTTGAATAGGGTCATTTTGAAGTTCCTGGAGTAAGTTTCACCTAGGGgatttgttttttgtaaaaaaatgaatattaatttttctCCTGGTGTAACACAGGGttggcggacattttgaatttcaaatatcgataaatattGGGCAAGTTGCTTTTGTAGTGCCAAAGTTTGCATTTTGActctttatttttattcttgatctcgACAAGAAATGGTTTCAAGTTTCGTTTCGAAAAGTACAAGCAAAAGTTTATACATTAAGTCTTTCAATATCGAGGTACATACTACATATTAAAAAGTTGCATAAAGAGGTACATAAAGAAAAAGACCTAAAGTGGTGAGGGTGCGCCTTTGTGAATCGCCAGACCACTTGCCAAAAGTGAAAACCCAATGGATGTTTTTCTCCACATTTCAGGTACAAACTGGGCATGTGAAATTCTGGATGCCATGCTGAACATCGACAACCTGGAAGTCCTGAAGACGAGGTCGCTGTTCGAGAAGATACCGATCCTGGAATTCGGCCCCTCCATCCATCCGGATCTGGTGGAGGATGGCATAGAGCATCTTCCTTCCAATGTGAAAGCCGTAATCGATCCAATGCCTTCTCCGAGAAGGATACCGACTCATCTGCTACCCGAGTACATGCCCGAGGAGTGGCATCAGAAGAAACCAAAAGTAAGTTCTGTGATGTCGGGCACAAATATAACAGCGATATACATTGTAAGAACATGGCGGCAATATATGTAACCTTTGATAAGATTTTCAATATCGTTGATGTAGTAAACAAACGCTCTGTCTTTGTCCTTTCcctaaaatgtgttgaaatactAAGTATTTGCCATGTCAACACAATGCGTTGCGTATAGGATGAAAAAGGTTTGTTGAAAAATGAGTTCATGCCTGGActgaaattcagttttcaacagCGAGACTGGACTTTGCGCAGGTTATTTGTACTACAGTTGTACACCAAGCGTTTCGACAGGTTTTTGGAGTGAGACAAGAAAGTATATTCAGAACAACAAAGATACTGAAGTATACATCAAAATTGCAGCAAATAGAACCTCAGACAGTTACTACTACCCGTGGTACAGTGATACTCTAACAATATAACAAAGTGTTCTGTGCTGTAACGACTGTACTAGGTTCGCAAGACAGTATGTTCGTGAACATTCTTACAAGTTTTTACACTGGTAGTCGGATGATAATTATTGATATACCCACTGTCTAATTGATTTGCTGACTGATAACTATAGATGGACGGttggttgattgattggttggttggacGAATGGTAGGGCGGATTGATCTATGGATTTATGTATTGGTATGTCGTGTCATACATCGGGTGTTCATCATGAGTTTATAGGTATCTCTACTATGGGTACTCGGATAAACATAttccattttttttctcttttctgtcactttctctTTTCTGCCTGTAATAATTGTCTTCTTTCactctttctgtctctctgtctgtccatctaAATTTTTTCCATCATCCGTCGTTTTGCCTGTGAAGACTATCGTCTGTGACAGGAACCCAAAGGACTGTCTAATTTCTCTGCTTGGATGGCATAGATCAACACGCTTCCTTTCTCCCTTGGAATGGAACGAACTCTTTGAGGCCTACATGCAAGGATTGAGTAAGTCTATCCATTTACCATTTACTAAGTTTCCTCATTTAGTTTTCTCATTGACAAGTTTTTATCATATGGACGTATCCAATATATACAGGAGTCGTGACGTCTCATCTTGTCCACGTTAGTTGCCACATCATGTCTTTTAGGCTCAAAtgatacctacctacctacctacctacctacctacctacctacctacctacctacctacctacatttTGTACATGTTGACTTTCTCAACACGTTACAATATAAGATTCACGCTTCAATTGTCATACATTCGTATATGGATGGATTAATTTGAATGTATTGCACTTTTTGAgaatacataat
Above is a window of Ptychodera flava strain L36383 chromosome 19, AS_Pfla_20210202, whole genome shotgun sequence DNA encoding:
- the LOC139118797 gene encoding sulfotransferase 1B1-like encodes the protein MDKLDEETMARVMKKCYFMRPDLVMPGIMEKNNVLTNVKTMKVRDDDVYLVTYPKAGTNWACEILDAMLNIDNLEVLKTRSLFEKIPILEFGPSIHPDLVEDGIEHLPSNVKAVIDPMPSPRRIPTHLLPEYMPEEWHQKKPKTIVCDRNPKDCLISLLGWHRSTRFLSPLEWNELFEAYMQGLTVYGPYPDFTKAWAKYENEPWLMWIRYEDLRLNPKESFRKVAEFLGKDLTAEQIDQVIHVTSFDYMKKAMETVKDRDIFLNKKGVWQRKGVVGNWKEAFTISQNETFNKHYKEGMKGYEHLMYDC